A single Desulfovibrio piger DNA region contains:
- a CDS encoding FAD-binding protein, with protein sequence MKMTKHPLGTLVETDVLVIGSGASGCGAALGARDQGLDVVLMDKGKLESSGCIGGGNDHYMAVLDEPGEAHDTVEDLIKFYAKPLNGWSPAMLQNGWYAHMKYFLDVLGKAGVQFSKKADGTYLRTQGFGQPGRWWVHIANGMTIKRAMARIVRDAGINTLDNVMAVKILTDNGKACGALGWNVRTGEFVLVRAKTVVSAQGRSATRGTDNSTHNPFNVWMYPYNTSAGVVLGYDVGAAVTELDTYQRATMLPKGYGCPGMNGINSSGAHEINALGERFMGKYDPMMENGVRNNQIQGTFQEQMEGSGPPFYMDMRHVDKDVVHELQYVLMPGDKATFGDWADCTGTDFQHKLLEVEIGELIFGGTIAVNDTFETTVPNLFCGSIFLYCSGAMCGGYEAGRQAGMRAAGITEAGKINEDLAASVKKDVFAPMQVPADDGISYKEIEQATRNVMNYYMGFRRSMAGMARALEKIRFLSGQADRLHADTLRDLMRCHESRDILTVCELAIQATMERKETGRCVYKLRDYPELNPDMAKPLLLIRSEDGPRFQWGKAPLL encoded by the coding sequence ATGAAGATGACCAAACACCCTCTCGGCACATTGGTGGAAACCGACGTGCTCGTGATCGGCTCCGGTGCTTCGGGCTGTGGTGCGGCGCTCGGCGCGCGTGACCAGGGCCTCGATGTAGTGCTGATGGACAAGGGCAAGCTGGAAAGCTCCGGCTGTATCGGCGGTGGCAATGACCATTATATGGCCGTCCTGGATGAGCCCGGTGAAGCCCACGACACCGTGGAAGACCTCATCAAGTTCTATGCCAAGCCCCTCAACGGCTGGTCGCCTGCCATGCTGCAGAACGGCTGGTACGCCCACATGAAATATTTTCTGGATGTGCTGGGCAAGGCGGGTGTGCAGTTCAGCAAAAAGGCTGACGGCACCTACCTGCGCACCCAGGGTTTTGGTCAGCCGGGCCGCTGGTGGGTCCATATCGCCAACGGCATGACCATCAAACGCGCCATGGCCCGCATCGTGCGTGATGCCGGCATCAATACGCTCGACAACGTCATGGCGGTCAAGATCCTCACCGACAACGGCAAGGCCTGCGGTGCGCTGGGTTGGAATGTCCGCACCGGCGAATTCGTGCTGGTTCGCGCCAAGACCGTTGTTTCGGCCCAGGGTCGTTCGGCCACGCGCGGCACGGATAACTCCACCCACAATCCCTTCAACGTCTGGATGTACCCCTATAATACCAGCGCCGGCGTGGTGCTGGGTTATGATGTGGGCGCCGCCGTGACCGAACTGGACACCTACCAGCGTGCCACCATGCTGCCCAAGGGCTATGGCTGCCCCGGCATGAACGGCATCAACAGCTCCGGTGCGCACGAGATCAATGCCCTTGGCGAACGCTTCATGGGCAAGTACGACCCCATGATGGAAAACGGCGTGCGCAACAACCAGATCCAGGGCACCTTCCAGGAACAGATGGAGGGATCCGGCCCGCCATTCTACATGGACATGCGCCATGTGGACAAGGATGTGGTGCATGAGCTGCAGTATGTGCTCATGCCCGGCGACAAGGCCACCTTCGGTGACTGGGCCGACTGCACCGGCACCGACTTCCAGCACAAGCTGCTGGAAGTGGAGATCGGCGAACTGATCTTCGGCGGCACCATCGCCGTCAACGACACCTTCGAGACCACTGTGCCCAATCTTTTCTGCGGCAGCATCTTCCTGTACTGCTCCGGCGCCATGTGCGGCGGCTACGAAGCCGGTCGCCAGGCCGGCATGCGGGCCGCCGGCATCACCGAAGCCGGCAAGATCAATGAAGACCTGGCCGCCAGCGTCAAGAAGGACGTGTTCGCCCCCATGCAGGTGCCCGCCGACGACGGCATCAGCTACAAGGAGATCGAACAGGCTACCCGGAACGTCATGAACTACTATATGGGCTTCCGCCGCTCCATGGCCGGCATGGCCCGCGCCCTGGAAAAGATCCGCTTCCTGTCCGGCCAGGCCGACCGCCTGCACGCCGACACCCTGCGCGACCTCATGCGCTGTCACGAGTCCCGCGACATCCTGACGGTCTGTGAACTGGCCATCCAGGCCACCATGGAACGCAAGGAGACCGGCCGCTGTGTCTACAAGCTGCGGGATTACCCCGAGCTGAACCCCGACATGGCCAAGCCGCTGCTGCTGATCCGCAGCGAAGATGGCCCCCGTTTCCAGTGGGGCAAGGCACCGCTGCTGTAA
- a CDS encoding outer membrane homotrimeric porin, with translation MKRIWCLLLAAAMVTGAAQASHAVDFKAKGVWLASFQYGQNGNFTNGGHTGYDPSEDEFEARSRVRLVIDAVADENLSGQVYFEIGKSIWGKADNPQGGMALGADASIVKLKRAFIDWRVPDTDLKLRMGIQGIGLPYMAMGGPTVFQSDVAAITASYVFNENAALTAFWARPYNDNYVGDADGYQKNFMDNMDMAGLMVPLTFDGVKLTPWGMFASIGSNTFRKNDNYVGNKINGVNGGYALSGLFPLRADLLSHKEKLNAYGTAWWGGLSGEITKWDPFRIAWDFSYGNVTYDDGSLNRSGWLAGLLLEYNLDWTKLGLFGWYSSGDDDNVGNGSERLPTISNDYGPCSFSGTFMGPDINGLERDRVIGNNLVGTWGVGFRLKDMSFLEDLKHTFHISLLGGTNDPGILKKYHERTGQWMAPNNPEGTTKVGRENLYLTTRDYALEFGLLNEYKIYDNLQVNLEASYIALWLDKSDDVWGQSLTGGDHRDIRDAWNVSVLFIYSF, from the coding sequence ATGAAAAGGATCTGGTGCCTGCTGCTGGCGGCGGCCATGGTGACGGGAGCCGCCCAGGCAAGCCATGCTGTAGACTTCAAGGCCAAGGGAGTATGGCTGGCGAGTTTCCAGTATGGCCAGAACGGCAACTTCACCAATGGCGGGCATACCGGCTATGACCCGAGCGAAGACGAATTCGAGGCCCGGTCCCGTGTCCGCCTGGTCATCGACGCCGTGGCTGACGAAAACCTTTCCGGTCAGGTCTACTTTGAAATCGGCAAGTCCATCTGGGGCAAGGCCGACAATCCCCAGGGCGGTATGGCCCTGGGGGCTGACGCATCCATCGTGAAGCTCAAGCGAGCTTTCATCGACTGGCGTGTGCCCGATACGGACCTCAAGCTGCGCATGGGCATCCAGGGCATCGGTCTGCCCTACATGGCCATGGGCGGCCCTACGGTCTTCCAGTCCGACGTGGCCGCCATCACCGCCAGTTACGTTTTCAATGAGAACGCTGCCCTGACGGCCTTCTGGGCCCGTCCGTACAATGACAACTATGTGGGCGATGCCGACGGCTACCAGAAGAATTTCATGGACAACATGGACATGGCCGGTCTGATGGTGCCCCTGACCTTTGACGGCGTCAAGCTGACCCCCTGGGGCATGTTCGCCTCCATCGGCTCCAACACGTTCCGCAAGAACGACAACTACGTCGGCAACAAGATCAACGGCGTCAACGGCGGCTATGCCCTGAGCGGCCTGTTCCCCCTGCGTGCCGACCTGCTGAGCCACAAGGAAAAGCTCAATGCCTACGGCACGGCCTGGTGGGGCGGCCTGAGCGGCGAGATAACCAAATGGGATCCCTTCCGCATCGCCTGGGACTTCTCGTACGGCAATGTGACCTATGACGACGGCTCCCTGAACCGCTCCGGCTGGCTGGCCGGCCTGCTGCTGGAATACAATCTGGACTGGACCAAGCTGGGCCTGTTCGGCTGGTACAGCTCCGGTGACGACGACAACGTGGGCAACGGTTCCGAACGCCTGCCCACCATCAGCAACGACTACGGCCCCTGCAGCTTCTCCGGCACCTTCATGGGCCCGGACATCAATGGTCTGGAGCGTGACCGCGTCATCGGCAACAACCTGGTGGGCACCTGGGGCGTGGGCTTCCGCCTGAAGGACATGAGCTTCCTGGAAGACCTCAAGCACACCTTCCACATCAGCCTGCTCGGCGGAACCAACGATCCCGGCATCCTGAAAAAATACCACGAGCGCACCGGCCAATGGATGGCTCCCAACAATCCCGAAGGCACCACCAAGGTCGGCCGCGAGAACCTGTACCTCACCACGCGTGACTATGCCCTGGAGTTCGGCCTGCTCAACGAATACAAGATCTATGACAACCTGCAGGTCAATCTGGAAGCCAGCTACATCGCCCTGTGGCTGGACAAGTCGGATGACGTCTGGGGCCAGAGCCTGACCGGCGGCGACCATCGCGACATCCGCGACGCCTGGAACGTGAGCGTGCTGTTCATCTACTCTTTCTAG
- a CDS encoding acyl-CoA thioesterase produces MRIFTREIVVSPRHIDIQNRVSNLCYVQWMQDLAISHSTVQGWGVERYEAEGHGWVVRQHTITYKRPALAGDIITAATWVAELASRQSLRRYLFWRGTDRSVLAEAATVWVYIDMATGRPSRLPPSLQSAFEVVEDAREVLRSLQG; encoded by the coding sequence ATGCGCATCTTCACCCGGGAAATCGTCGTCTCTCCCCGGCATATCGACATCCAGAACCGTGTCAGCAACCTGTGCTATGTCCAGTGGATGCAGGACCTGGCCATCAGCCACTCCACAGTCCAGGGCTGGGGCGTGGAGCGCTACGAGGCGGAAGGGCACGGCTGGGTCGTCCGTCAGCACACCATCACCTACAAACGCCCCGCCCTTGCCGGGGATATCATCACCGCCGCCACCTGGGTAGCCGAGCTCGCCTCCCGCCAGAGCCTGCGCCGCTATCTGTTCTGGCGCGGCACTGACCGCAGCGTCCTGGCCGAAGCGGCCACGGTCTGGGTCTATATCGACATGGCGACCGGCCGGCCTTCCCGCCTGCCTCCCTCCCTGCAATCGGCCTTCGAGGTCGTGGAAGATGCCAGGGAAGTCCTGCGGTCCCTGCAGGGCTAG
- a CDS encoding 4Fe-4S dicluster domain-containing protein — translation MIERIDAAICTGCGACVEKCPLDALRLGEDGKAFIAYADDCMTCYICERLCPSGAIFVHPFREELPPVFPDIPKALGGGL, via the coding sequence ATGATCGAAAGAATCGATGCCGCTATCTGTACCGGCTGCGGCGCCTGCGTGGAAAAGTGTCCTCTGGACGCCCTGCGGCTCGGTGAGGACGGCAAAGCCTTCATCGCCTATGCCGACGACTGCATGACCTGCTATATCTGCGAACGGCTGTGCCCGTCAGGCGCCATCTTCGTGCACCCGTTCCGCGAAGAACTGCCGCCTGTTTTCCCCGATATCCCCAAGGCTCTGGGCGGAGGACTGTAA
- a CDS encoding CapA family protein produces MAQRMVSARYVKWLGGVGLILLLSWPVMAAEGALEILAAGDVLLGGRMLEAPQAGELFGPLTRRRLERADIFLWNCEIAGLSSVSKQNTFVFHADGLLFPQMAFANGAACTANNHVFDGLEEGAANLLTVLAGARIRHNGLHDRGTFTPLSLLPQRKPPVYLLTGSPMSQIGSGPRIVTLSYPQLLETVRALRAREPEAWIILYSHDGNEGFPEASERQRLWADWFAAAGADIILFAHSHCYGGFETLGSSPRKTFVAWGLGNFLFGGNRGWRNRNDVRLLSIRLDTVTGGKSACWLYGKTSNWQFSLYRMDEAVLRQAQDLGARAAATIAQPPAEGSGQEAKTADEGSGLGSFLLFWKNL; encoded by the coding sequence ATGGCACAGCGCATGGTCAGTGCACGGTATGTAAAATGGCTGGGGGGCGTGGGGCTGATCCTGCTGCTGTCATGGCCGGTCATGGCCGCGGAAGGCGCGCTTGAGATCCTGGCGGCCGGGGACGTGCTTCTGGGCGGCCGCATGCTCGAGGCTCCCCAGGCGGGGGAGCTTTTCGGGCCCCTGACCCGCCGGCGCCTGGAGCGGGCGGATATCTTCCTGTGGAACTGCGAGATCGCCGGTCTTTCTTCCGTCTCCAAGCAGAATACCTTCGTCTTCCATGCCGACGGCCTGCTGTTCCCCCAGATGGCTTTTGCCAATGGGGCCGCCTGCACCGCCAACAACCATGTGTTCGACGGGCTGGAAGAGGGCGCGGCCAATCTGCTGACAGTGCTGGCCGGCGCCCGTATCCGTCACAACGGCCTGCATGATCGCGGGACTTTTACACCTCTCTCCCTGCTGCCCCAAAGGAAGCCGCCGGTCTACCTGCTGACGGGATCGCCCATGTCGCAGATCGGCAGCGGTCCCCGGATCGTCACGCTGTCCTATCCCCAGCTGCTGGAAACCGTGCGGGCCTTGCGTGCCCGGGAGCCGGAAGCCTGGATCATCCTGTATTCCCATGACGGGAACGAAGGTTTTCCCGAGGCTTCGGAACGCCAGCGGCTCTGGGCGGACTGGTTCGCCGCCGCAGGGGCAGACATCATCCTTTTTGCCCACAGTCATTGCTATGGCGGGTTCGAGACCCTCGGGAGCTCGCCGCGCAAGACCTTTGTGGCCTGGGGACTGGGAAATTTCCTGTTCGGCGGCAACAGAGGCTGGCGAAACCGGAACGATGTACGCCTGCTGTCCATCCGCCTCGACACGGTCACAGGCGGCAAATCCGCCTGCTGGCTGTACGGGAAAACCAGCAACTGGCAGTTTTCCCTGTACCGCATGGACGAGGCCGTGCTGCGGCAGGCACAGGATCTGGGGGCCAGGGCTGCCGCCACCATAGCGCAGCCTCCGGCGGAAGGGAGCGGACAGGAGGCGAAGACGGCCGATGAAGGATCGGGACTGGGATCATTCCTCCTGTTCTGGAAAAATCTCTAG
- a CDS encoding FAD-binding protein, with the protein MNMHHITTDVLILGGGSAGLWAAYRCSELAPEARICIVDKGPRDWGGLMTMAGGDFEAVLPPDDVDEWVRDFVYYFDGLCDQNLMEEILRRSADRLHDYERFGCEFFKKEDGSMKYVPQRGLEHVKLYPAQLKGRGGELMVRNIVRQLRQRSVERMGRILLTELLQQDGRVCGALGFDTINGDFYRLDARVVIAASGMGGWKTSYGKNTPTGETMQMAYEAGAVLQNLEFARVWNMPRLFGWEGQTVLMPLGARFVNAEGEPFMERYSPVLGSNTDPHYTTMAMAMEIRAGRGPITFDLSRIQQENLILLRPQNGWQKLNYDKLSALGLDLFRDSTEWVPQMTVSYGGLRADAWGNTNLEGLLAAGTARATEPGVYAGGFALMTTSVLGHMAGENAARLLQTLPEVRSDLSDAGLAARRQALFAPLGKEGLTPKEVLTSIQKTVFPYGVSILKNERSLQAALKELERIREEDLPRMVAADPHYLLKLHETRGVAFVSEMYVRASLERRETRAGHYREDYPVRDDAQLAWLCLRKDADSTPEFFRVPVPLEQYKHPVTRYYQDNFAFPVNESVK; encoded by the coding sequence ATGAACATGCATCACATCACGACGGATGTCCTGATCCTGGGCGGCGGTTCCGCCGGTCTGTGGGCCGCCTACCGCTGTTCCGAGCTGGCGCCTGAAGCCCGCATCTGCATCGTGGACAAGGGCCCCCGCGACTGGGGCGGCCTGATGACCATGGCGGGCGGCGATTTTGAAGCCGTCCTTCCCCCGGACGACGTGGATGAATGGGTCCGGGATTTCGTCTATTATTTCGACGGCCTGTGCGACCAGAACCTCATGGAGGAGATACTGCGACGCTCTGCCGACCGTCTGCATGACTACGAGCGCTTCGGCTGCGAATTTTTCAAAAAAGAAGACGGCAGCATGAAATACGTCCCCCAGCGGGGACTGGAACATGTGAAGCTGTACCCGGCCCAGCTCAAGGGCCGCGGCGGCGAACTGATGGTCAGGAACATCGTGCGCCAGCTCAGGCAACGCTCCGTGGAGCGGATGGGGCGCATCCTGCTGACCGAACTGCTGCAGCAGGACGGCCGTGTTTGCGGTGCCCTGGGCTTCGATACCATCAATGGTGATTTCTACCGCCTCGATGCCAGGGTGGTCATCGCCGCCAGCGGCATGGGCGGCTGGAAGACCTCGTACGGCAAGAACACGCCCACCGGCGAGACCATGCAGATGGCCTATGAGGCCGGTGCCGTCCTGCAGAACCTGGAATTCGCCCGCGTCTGGAACATGCCCCGTCTCTTCGGCTGGGAAGGCCAGACCGTGCTGATGCCCCTGGGCGCACGCTTCGTCAATGCCGAAGGCGAGCCCTTCATGGAGCGCTACTCCCCCGTGCTGGGCTCCAATACCGACCCCCACTACACCACCATGGCCATGGCCATGGAGATCCGGGCAGGCCGCGGCCCCATCACGTTCGACCTGAGCCGCATCCAGCAGGAGAACCTGATCCTGCTGCGCCCCCAGAACGGCTGGCAGAAGCTGAACTACGACAAGCTTTCCGCCCTGGGGCTGGACCTGTTCCGGGATTCCACGGAGTGGGTGCCCCAGATGACCGTTTCTTACGGCGGTCTGCGGGCCGATGCCTGGGGCAACACCAATCTGGAAGGCCTGCTGGCTGCCGGTACGGCCCGGGCCACCGAGCCCGGTGTCTACGCCGGCGGTTTTGCCCTGATGACCACGTCCGTGCTGGGCCATATGGCCGGCGAAAACGCGGCCCGCCTGCTCCAGACACTGCCGGAAGTCAGGAGCGACCTGTCCGACGCGGGGCTCGCCGCCCGCCGGCAGGCCCTGTTCGCGCCTCTGGGCAAGGAAGGCCTTACGCCCAAGGAAGTGCTGACCTCCATCCAGAAAACGGTCTTCCCCTACGGGGTCTCCATCCTCAAGAACGAGCGCAGCCTGCAGGCCGCGCTCAAGGAACTGGAACGTATCCGGGAAGAAGACCTGCCGCGCATGGTGGCGGCGGATCCCCACTACCTGCTCAAGCTGCATGAGACCCGTGGTGTGGCCTTTGTCAGTGAAATGTACGTCCGGGCCTCGCTGGAACGCCGGGAGACCCGTGCGGGGCACTACCGGGAAGATTATCCCGTGCGCGACGACGCCCAGCTGGCCTGGCTCTGCCTGCGCAAGGATGCGGACAGCACGCCGGAATTCTTCCGCGTCCCGGTGCCTCTGGAGCAGTACAAGCATCCTGTGACCCGGTACTACCAGGACAACTTCGCTTTCCCGGTCAACGAAAGCGTCAAGTAA
- a CDS encoding FAD-dependent oxidoreductase yields MPPRYSREITRPVVLGAQLKEQFRTSPCETSCPIGNSIQKMNSLIEKGQFTEALRYLRAKNPFPGITGRVCPHFCMDACNRKEMDGCLNIRALERAAETFAERGHVFFKRRPATGKKAAVIGGGPAGLTAAYFLALLGHEVTIYEAEPLLGGVPRYGVPNFRLPRDVVDREVGLVLEAGVRARVNTRVGVDITMEEISARYDAVIVATGVPAENSLPIPGAEKAVKAVEFLRAAALGQNTGKIGKNVVIMGGGGVAFDCAFTARRLGAENVHVICLEKAGEMRAPAEDLELAAKEGVHVHNSCTMSAIRTEGDKVTGVDYFEVKDCHFDEKGKLTLEAVPGGEHVLECDTVIFAVGMKTDLAFLGENAGGLELTPRNWIKVDESQRTSRAGVFAAGDVSAGPASIARAVGDGRRAAFAVHQMLTGTSSRVYALNEENMIEDCDAMGSDTAPYVVQYADIYGIAQYESVPSEKEAENACTKAFAELNLGLTIEQAQKEAARCFHCGHCKACGTCVEDCPGYVLEMRPYQEAERPEMMHGEECWHCANCRTSCPCSAIGFTFPLFMQV; encoded by the coding sequence ATGCCCCCGAGATATAGCCGTGAAATAACGCGCCCCGTCGTGCTGGGCGCCCAGCTTAAAGAGCAGTTCCGCACCTCGCCCTGCGAAACCTCCTGCCCCATCGGCAATTCCATCCAGAAGATGAACTCGCTCATCGAAAAAGGCCAGTTCACCGAAGCCCTGCGCTACCTGCGTGCCAAAAACCCCTTCCCGGGCATCACCGGCCGCGTCTGTCCCCACTTCTGCATGGATGCCTGCAACCGCAAGGAAATGGACGGCTGCCTGAACATCCGCGCTCTGGAACGCGCTGCCGAGACCTTTGCCGAACGCGGGCACGTCTTCTTCAAACGCCGCCCCGCCACCGGCAAGAAAGCCGCCGTCATCGGCGGCGGCCCCGCCGGCCTGACGGCCGCCTACTTCCTGGCCCTGCTGGGCCACGAAGTCACCATCTATGAAGCCGAACCCCTGCTGGGCGGCGTGCCCCGCTACGGCGTGCCGAACTTCCGCCTGCCCCGCGATGTGGTGGACCGCGAAGTGGGCCTGGTGCTGGAAGCCGGCGTGCGCGCCCGCGTCAACACCCGCGTGGGTGTGGACATCACCATGGAAGAGATCTCCGCCCGCTACGATGCCGTTATCGTGGCCACCGGTGTGCCCGCTGAAAACAGCCTGCCCATCCCCGGCGCCGAAAAGGCCGTCAAGGCCGTTGAATTCCTGCGTGCCGCCGCTCTGGGCCAGAACACCGGCAAGATCGGCAAGAACGTCGTCATCATGGGCGGCGGCGGCGTGGCCTTTGACTGCGCCTTCACTGCCCGCCGCCTTGGCGCCGAGAACGTCCATGTGATCTGCCTGGAAAAGGCCGGCGAGATGCGCGCTCCTGCCGAAGACCTGGAACTGGCCGCCAAGGAAGGCGTGCATGTGCACAATTCCTGCACCATGTCCGCCATCCGCACCGAAGGCGACAAGGTCACCGGCGTGGACTACTTCGAAGTCAAGGACTGCCACTTTGACGAAAAGGGCAAGCTGACCCTGGAAGCCGTGCCCGGTGGCGAGCATGTCCTGGAATGCGACACCGTGATCTTCGCCGTGGGCATGAAGACCGATCTGGCTTTCCTGGGTGAAAACGCCGGCGGTCTGGAGCTGACCCCCCGCAACTGGATCAAGGTGGATGAAAGCCAGCGTACCTCCAGGGCCGGTGTCTTCGCCGCCGGTGACGTGTCCGCCGGACCCGCCTCCATCGCCCGCGCCGTGGGCGACGGCCGCCGTGCCGCCTTTGCCGTGCACCAGATGCTGACCGGCACCAGCAGCCGCGTCTACGCCCTGAACGAAGAAAACATGATCGAAGACTGCGACGCCATGGGCAGCGATACCGCTCCCTATGTGGTGCAGTACGCCGACATCTACGGCATCGCCCAGTATGAGAGCGTTCCTTCTGAAAAGGAAGCCGAAAATGCCTGTACCAAGGCTTTTGCCGAACTCAACCTGGGCCTGACCATCGAACAGGCCCAGAAGGAAGCCGCCCGCTGCTTCCACTGCGGCCACTGCAAGGCCTGTGGTACCTGCGTCGAGGACTGCCCCGGCTATGTGCTGGAGATGCGTCCTTACCAGGAAGCGGAACGTCCCGAAATGATGCATGGCGAAGAGTGCTGGCACTGCGCCAACTGCCGCACCAGCTGCCCCTGCAGCGCCATCGGCTTCACATTCCCCCTGTTTATGCAAGTCTAG